CGAGCCGGTACGCGGCCTCCGCGCTGCCGCCCCCCGCCGCACACCGCAGATGCCGCTCGGCGCCGGCCTCGTCGCCGTCCCGCAGCAGGGCGATGCCCACCTGGAGCGCCGCCTCGGTGTGCCCGGCGGCGGCCGCCCGCTCGTACCACCGCAGCGCGACGGCCTCCTCACCACGCCCGGCGAAGAGGATGCCGAGGTTGAACGCGGCGTCCACGCTTCCGGCCTCCGCGGCCTTGGAGAACCACGGCTCGGCACCGGCCGTGTCGCCGCCCTGGAGCAGCAGGATGGCGAGCGCGTTGGCCGCCTCCCGGTGCCCCGCGTACGCGGCCCGCCGGTACCACTGCTCGGCCTGCGCGGTCCGCCCCTGCTCGGCGCAGAGCAGCCCGAGGTTGTACGCGCCGTTGTCGTCACCGGCGTCCATCGCGGCCCGGTACCAGCGCTCGGCGGTCTGCGGCTCGCCGCGCTCGGCGTGCAGCGCGCCCAGCGCGTTGGCCGCGTTGCCGTCGCCGTCCTGGGCGGCACGCAGCCACCACACGGCGGCGCTCTCGGTGTCGCCCGCGTCCCGCAGCAGGAACCCGAGCGCGCAGGCGGCCCGCGCCTCACCGTCCTTCGCGGAGGTCAGATACCAGCGCCCGGCCTCCTTGAGCGCGCCGCGCCGCTCCAGGATCGCCCCGAGATGCAGCGCCGCCCGCCGGTGCCCGCGCGCGGCGGCCTGCCGGTACCACTGCTCGGCGTCGGCCCCGGCCCCCTGGTCGTCCCCGACGTCCCCCTCGGGACCCAGCCGGCGGTCGAGCGCCCGGGCCAGCCGGTAGGCCGCCTCCCGGTGCCCCCGCTCGGCGGCGGTCCGCATCCACTGCTCGGCGCCCACGTCCCCGCGGTGCTCCAGCAGGTCGGCGAGCGCGTAGGCGCCCAGCGGGTGGCCCTGCTCGGCGGACTGGCGCAGCCAGTACTCGGCGGCCGGCTCGTCGCCCCGCTCACGGTGGTGGCGTCCCAGCGCGTGCGCGGCCGCGGCGGATCCGGCGACGGCGGCGATGCGCCACCAGCCGGCCGCGTCGTCGGCGTAGCCGCGCTGGTGCAGCAGGACACCCAGGTTGTTGGCGGCCGCCCGGTCGCCGGCGGCGGTGGCGGCACGCAGATGGGGCTCGGCTCCGTCGAGATCACCGCGGCGCAGCAGCAGGGCGCCGAGGACGCTCATCGCCTCGACGTCACCGGCTTCGGCGGCGAGCCGCTGCCGGACCTCCTCGGCGGCGTCGTCAGGCGCCTCCCCGGCCCCGTCCCGCCCGGAAGGTTGCACAAAACGCCCTGTCTCGAACAGAGTTGCCTTGTCCCCCATAACGTCCATCGTCGCACCACCTGCAACCTGGGTACACCTGGTATACCGCAGCCAGTGAGGTCACTTCAGCGTTTTGTCGACATGCCCACAGAACGACAAGTGAAACACAGTTCCCGCCAACTGCCGTCGGCGGCGCGGCCGTCACTTGTCCGGCACATGCGTTCGCACATCACGAAGGCCCGGATCCTGAAAAGGATCCGGGCCTTCGATTCCAGTAGCGGGGACAGGATTTGAACCTGCGACCTCTGGGTTATGAGCCCAGCGAGCTACCGAGCTGCTCCACCCCGCGCCGTTGTGTTGCAACCGTATCACGGCGCGGAGGTGGGCTTTTACCGAGCGGTTGCTCAGCCGCTGGGAATGCTGCTGGGTTTCGGACTGCCGCTGGGTTTGGGGCTGCTGCTGGGCTTCGCGCTGTTACTGGGCTTCGGGCTGCTGCCGCTCTTGTCGGCCGCGTTCTGCGCGTCCTCGGCCCGCTTCAGCGCGTCCTCCAGATCCGCCTGAGCCCGGCCGTACGCCTCCCAGTCACCCTTCTTCAGGGCTTCCTGGCCGGCAGTGAAGGCCTTCTGGGCGTCGTCCAGCGCCTGTTGGACCGTCGGGTTGCTGGAGGTCGGCGGCGGCTTGGTGGTGTCCCCGCCGTCGTCTTCCGGTGGCGGAGTGGTGGAAGCGTCCGCTCCGAACACCTTGTTCAGGGCCTGGTCCAGGGTGTCCTCGAAGGCGGTGTTGCCGCCGTAGGTCACCAACACCTTCCGCAGCAGCGGGTACTTGAGTCCACCACCGCGTACGTAGACCGGCTCCACGTAGAGCAGTCCTCCGTCGAGCGGCACCGTCAGGAGATTGCCGTACTCCACATTGGAGTCGCCTCTGTTGAGGAGGCTGATGGTCTCGGCGATGTCCTGTTCGGAGTTGAACTGGCTCTGCACCTGTTTGGGCCCGTTGACCGTGGTGTTGGTCGGCAGTTTCAGGATTCTGATCTTGCCGTAGTCACGGGTGCCCGCCTCGGCGTCGACCGACATGAACGCACTGAGGTTGTCCCGGCCGTTGGGCGTGAACGTCGTCGTGAGCGAGAAGGCCTGTGCCGACTGGTCGGGCATCTTCATGCTCAGGTAGTACGGCGGCACCGCGTCGCCCGACTTGTTGGTCGGGTCGTCCGGCACCTGCCACACCTCGCTGCCGCTGAGGAAGGTGTCGGCGTCCTCGACGTGGTAGCGGGCGAGCAGTTCACGCTGGACCTTGAACAGGTCCTGCGGGTACCGCAGATGGGCCATGAGGTCGGTGGAGATGTCCTTCTTGGGCTCCACCGTGCCCGGGAACGCCTTCATCCAGGTCTTGAGGACCGGGTCCTTGGTGTCCCACTGGTAGAGCTTGACCTCGCCCGTGTACGCGTCGACGGTCGCCTTCACCGAGTTGCGGATGTAGTTGACCTGGTTCTGCTGGGCCACCACCGCGCGCTGGTTGTTGGTCGCGGTCAGCGAGTCGGCCGTGGTGTCGCCGAGGGTCGTACGCGAGGAGTACGGATAGCCGTTGGTCGTGGTGTACGCGTCGACGATCCACTGGATCTTGCCGTTCACCACCGCCGGGTAGGCGTCGCCGTCGATGGTCAGCCAGGGGGCGACCGCCTCGACGCGCTGCTTGGGCGTGCGGTTGTACAGGATCCGCGAACCCTCGCCGATCGCTCCGGAGTAGAGGATCTGCGGCTCGCTGAACGCCACCGCGTACGCGGCCCGGTTGACCGGGTTGGAGAGGTTGACCCCGCTCTTGGCCTTGTAGCTGTAGGTCTTCTCACCGTCGTCGTCGGAGTAGTCGATCTCCTTCTGGGGACCGCCGACGATCGAGTAGGTGGTGGTCTTCTCACCGTAGTAGACGCGCTGCTGGTAGGTCCCGAGGTCGCCCTGGGACGGCAGGTTGGACTCGGTGAAGACCGGGCGGCCCTCGTCGTCGGCCTCGGTGCCCTTGGCGGCGACCACGCCGTAGCCGTGGGTGTAGCGGAAGTGGTCGTTGATCCAGTTGTTCTTCGGGATGCCCGCGAGGTTCAGCTCACGCAGCCCGATGACCGTGTCCTGGTCCTTGCCGTCCTTGCTGTAGCGGTCGACGTCCAGGTTGGTCGGGAACGCGTAGTAGTTCCGCATCTGCTGGAGCTGCTGGAACGTCGGCGAGACGACGTTGGGGTCCATGACCCGGATGCTCGCTGTGGCGTCGACGTCGTCGCGCAGCTGGGTCTTGTCCGTGGTGGTGGACTTGCCGTCGTACTCGGTCACCGACGCGTCGTCGATGCCGTACGCCTCACGCGTCGCCTTGAGGTTCTTCTCGACGTACGGGGCTTCCTTGGCCTGCTCGTTCGGCTGGACCTGGAACTTCTGGACGATCGCCGGGTAGAGCCCGCCGATGAGGATCGCCGAGAGCACCATCAGGCCGAAGCCGATCACGGGCAGCTGCCAGGTGCGCCGCCACAGGGTGGCGAAGAACAGCAGCGCGCAGATCACGGCGATGCAGAACAGGATCGTCTTGGCCGGCAGATAGGCGTTGGCGTCGACGTACCGGAGGCCGGTCCAGCTGTCGGTCGCCTTGAAGTCGCTGGACTTGACGGCGAGGCCGTACCGGTCGAGCCAGTAGGCGACCGCCTTCAGGGCGACGAAGACGCCGAGCAGCACCGAGAGGTGGCCGGTGGCCGCGGCGGTGGCCCGCGCGCCCGGCGAGGTGATCCTGAGGCCGCCGTAGAGGTAGTGGGTCAGCGCCGCGGCGATCACGGACAGGATCGTGGCGGCGAACCCGAAGCCGAGCAGGAACCGGTACCAGGGCAGGTCGAAGGTGTAGAAGGAGATGTCGAGGTGGAACTGCGGGTCCTTCTGACCGAAGGAGACGCCGTTGACCCACATCAGCCAGGTCCGCCACTGGCCGGCCGCCGAGGCGCCCGCGATCAGGCCCACCAGCGCGGTGACCCCGAGCAGCAGCCACCGCTTGTACGGTGCGATGCCCATCCGGTAGCGGTCGAGGTTCTGCTGCTCCATGGACATGGCGCTCAGCGGCGGGCGCAGCCGGTGCGCCAGCCAGATGTTGACGCCGACCGCGAGCGCCATGAGCACGCCGAAGACGAAGAACAGCCCGATCTTGGTCCACAGCGTGGTGGTGAACACGGACGAGTAGTTCACCGAGCGGTACCAGAGCCAGTCCGTCCAGAAGCCCGCGAACATGGTGAACGCCATGCCGAGGACGGCAAGGACGCCCAGCGTCATGAGCAGGGTCCTGGCACGCCGGGACGGGCGGCCCACTCTCATCCGCGGCCCTGTCGGGCCTCCGCCGCGGTCCGGCATCTGGAAAGCCAAGGTGCGCACCTCGAAGTTCGCTGTCGATCCGTCAGGCCCTCGTGTTCGCGGACCCCTGGGTGGCCCCGTGATCGCGGGCCCACACCTATGCAACTTACTCACCGTTTACTCGGTTCCCGATTCAGGTCACGAACGAGGCAGGATTGTGACCATGTCCAACACCCCCATGGCGGCGAGCCCGCTCACCCGGGCCGTACTCGAGATCGACGAGTACGCCTCCGGCCTCGGCTGGGACCAGCCCGCCCGCCTCTTCGCCCTCGTAGACACCGCCCGGCTGCGGGCCCAGGAACCCGCTCTCGCGCGTCAGCTCGGTCTGGAGGACGGGCAGCAGGCCGCGGCCCTGACCCCGATCGAGCAGGAGGAGATTCCCGCGGGCAAGCCGCTCGACGAGTTCCTCGGCACCATCGCCTGGCCCGACGGGGTCGCCGGTTGTGCGCTCACCGTGGAGCGGCTGATGCTGCCGCCGTCCGCCGAGGCGTCCGTCCCGCAGGGGCTGAGCGAGGCAAAGCTGGCGAAGTGGGTCGCCGAGCACCCGGACCGCCAGGAGGTCCGCATGACGGTCGCGGTGCTGCGCGACGGCACCCGCGACTCGGCCCTGCGGCTGCGCGAGAAGGACTCCCCCACGGAGGTCCTCACGGGCGGCGACCTGGTCCCGGGCCTCGCGGAGGCCCTGTCGGCGACGTTCGAGGGGTAGCCCGGCCGAGCCGGACGTCAGAGGCCGGCTAGCTCTTCGTGCACTTCGGCAGGTCGGAGGTCTTGCCCTCGCGGAGGTCCTTGAGCGCGCCGAGGGCGTCGTCGATGGTGTTCACCTTGACCAGGGTGAGCCCGCTCGGGGTGTCCTTGGCGGCGGCCGCGCAGTTGTCGGCGGGCGTCAGGAAGTACTGGGCGCCCTTGTCGCGCGCGCCGACCGTCTTCATCTCGATGCCGCCGATCGGGCCGACCTTCCCGTCGTCGTCGATCGTGCCGGTCCCGGCGACGAACTTGCCGCCGGTGAGGCTGCCCGGGGTGAGCTTGTCGTAGATGCCGAGCGCGAACATCAGACCGGCGCTCGGGCCGCCGACGTCGGCGAGCTTGATGTCGATGGTGAACGGGAAGGTGTGGTCGGTCCCGGCGGCGATGCCGACGATGGCCCGCTTGGCGCCGTCGTCGTCGGACGCCTTGGTGGTGATGGTGACCTGCTCGGTCTTCGTGGCCGCCCGGTTCGCCTTCTCGGCGGCGGCCTGCTCCTTGGCCGGCACGATCGTGAAGACGACCTTCTCGCCGGGCTTGTGCTTGGTCACCAGCTTGGCGACGTCGTCCGGCGCCTTCACCGTCGTACCGTCGACGGCCTTGATCACGTCACCGGCGTGCAGCTTGCCCTCGGCCGGGGAGTCCTTGACGACGGTGGAGACGATCACCCAGGACTGCACCGGGACACGGAGCTCCTTCAGGGCGGCGACCTTGGCGCTCTCCTGGGACTGGCTGAACTCCTCGGCGTTCTCCTGGGTCGACTGCTCCTCGGTCTTGCCGTCCGGGTAGAGGGTGTCGTGCGGGACGACCTTGGCGTCGTGCGCCAGCCAGCCGTAGACGGCCTCGACGAGGTTCATCTTGTAGTCGGCGCTGGTGACCCGGACGGTCGTCATGTTCAGGTGACCGCTCGTCGGATACGTCTTGCGTCCCGCGATCTGGAGCACCGGCTCGCCGCCGTGGTCCCCGAGGGTGTTCACCGTGGGGCCCGGTGACATCTCGGAATAGGGCACGTTGATGAAGACTCCCGCGCACAGGAGCGCGATCAGCATCAGGGTGGAGGCGAGCATCGTCGCGGTGCGGCGTGGCATGGCACGACAGTACGGGACGTGTCTGTCAGACCATCGTCAGGTACCGGAGTGAGACTTCTCCATGGCGGCGCGGAAGCGAGCGTATCCGTCGAGCTCGGGGCCGTCGCTGCGGACCTTGCGGGTGCGGTTGGCCCAGCTGCCCCACAGTCCGGCCGCGACCGCGGCCACGAGCGGAATCAACAACCAGACGAGCGCCCCCATGCCGACCTCCGACCCCGCACCGAGCGACCGCCGGGCGCGCGCCGAGCGATCGCGGAAAACTGACTGATCAGCAGATTAACCATCCGCACTGACAACGCTGGTACCCAGGGTGCGGTTACGCAACCGGAGGGGTGAAGGAAGGGTTCAGCAGGCGCCGACCCATTCCTCCGTACCGTCAGAAAACGTCTGGTGCTTCCAGATCGGCACCTCGTGCTTGAGATCGTCGATCAGCTTCCGGCAGGCCTCGAAGGCCTCGCCCCGATGCGGGCACGACACGGCGACGACGACGGCGAGATCGCCGACCCCGAGATCCCCGACCCGGTGCACGGCGGCGAGCGCCCGCACCGGGAACTCGGCGACGACCTTCTCGGCGATCCGCCGCATCTCGGCCTCGGCACTGGGGTGGCAGGAGTACCCGAGCTTGTCGACATCGGCACCCCCGTCATGGTTCCTGACGGTCCCGACGAACAGCGCGGTCCCCCCGGCGGCGTCGTCCCCCACGGCCCGGAAGACCTCGTCGAGGGAGAGGGGGGTCTCGCGGATACCGATGAGCTTGATGGGCTCATCGGCGGTCTGCTCGCCAGGGTGATCGAAGGTGGGTGCCATACGTCCATCGTGCCGCACGTCCTGGGCAACGGGGAATGCAGCTTTTGCCCGGCACACGCGCGTGAGGCGTTGGAGACTCGTACAGATGGCCGACCCAGGGGCGCGGGGAACTGCGCGACCAGCCCCCACCGGCCGTCAGCCGCCACCCGACCGAACGCGGCACCCCCCGAGGCGCACCTCAGATCCTCCGCCGCGCCTTCCGAGCCCGCCGCACAACGGCAGCCGCACCGAGCAGCGCGACCGTCGCCCCCGCCGCCCCCGCCGCCGTCGCGTCCTTCCGCCCCAGCCGCCGCCCGGCCACCGTGTGCCGCCCGGCGACCTCCTCAAGGAGCTCCGCGAGCACCTCCTCGTTGGTCCACCGCGGCCGCCACCCGGCGTCGTGCAGCTGGCTCCCGCTCACCACCCAGGGGTACATCGTGTACGCGAGGTCCCCGGCGGGGGACGGCGTCAGTCCGATCCGGTGCAGCCGCGCGGCCGCGCCCAGCGCCACCGCCGACGGCAGCTCCATCCGGCGGATCCCGCTGAGCTCCTCGATCTCCTCCTGCTCCAGCCAGCCGTCGCACCCGACGGCCAGCTCCCCGTCGACCTTCTCCAGGACGGCGTACTCCAGAGCGGCGCACAGGTCCTCGACGTGGCAGAACTGCCAGGCGGGCCGGGACCCCGCCACCACCAGCAGTCGCGGCGACTCGAAGTACCGGGTCAGCGCGGTGTCGGTGCCGCCGCCCACCAGCACGGCGGGCCGCACGACGGTGACGTTGAGGCCGGGATGCGC
Above is a window of Streptomyces griseorubiginosus DNA encoding:
- a CDS encoding tetratricopeptide repeat protein yields the protein MDVMGDKATLFETGRFVQPSGRDGAGEAPDDAAEEVRQRLAAEAGDVEAMSVLGALLLRRGDLDGAEPHLRAATAAGDRAAANNLGVLLHQRGYADDAAGWWRIAAVAGSAAAAHALGRHHRERGDEPAAEYWLRQSAEQGHPLGAYALADLLEHRGDVGAEQWMRTAAERGHREAAYRLARALDRRLGPEGDVGDDQGAGADAEQWYRQAAARGHRRAALHLGAILERRGALKEAGRWYLTSAKDGEARAACALGFLLRDAGDTESAAVWWLRAAQDGDGNAANALGALHAERGEPQTAERWYRAAMDAGDDNGAYNLGLLCAEQGRTAQAEQWYRRAAYAGHREAANALAILLLQGGDTAGAEPWFSKAAEAGSVDAAFNLGILFAGRGEEAVALRWYERAAAAGHTEAALQVGIALLRDGDEAGAERHLRCAAGGGSAEAAYRLATVLDARRPPVPAHTLGEPVDEKSECEEWYERAASQGHRRAQVRVGMLAAARGDVVEAARWYREAAEAGSRNGAFNLGLLLAREGSEPEAAVWWTRAADAGHGRAALRLALVYARRGELAEGQRWADRAVALGPAEVSERAARLRDALREELSA
- a CDS encoding UPF0182 family protein; translation: MPDRGGGPTGPRMRVGRPSRRARTLLMTLGVLAVLGMAFTMFAGFWTDWLWYRSVNYSSVFTTTLWTKIGLFFVFGVLMALAVGVNIWLAHRLRPPLSAMSMEQQNLDRYRMGIAPYKRWLLLGVTALVGLIAGASAAGQWRTWLMWVNGVSFGQKDPQFHLDISFYTFDLPWYRFLLGFGFAATILSVIAAALTHYLYGGLRITSPGARATAAATGHLSVLLGVFVALKAVAYWLDRYGLAVKSSDFKATDSWTGLRYVDANAYLPAKTILFCIAVICALLFFATLWRRTWQLPVIGFGLMVLSAILIGGLYPAIVQKFQVQPNEQAKEAPYVEKNLKATREAYGIDDASVTEYDGKSTTTDKTQLRDDVDATASIRVMDPNVVSPTFQQLQQMRNYYAFPTNLDVDRYSKDGKDQDTVIGLRELNLAGIPKNNWINDHFRYTHGYGVVAAKGTEADDEGRPVFTESNLPSQGDLGTYQQRVYYGEKTTTYSIVGGPQKEIDYSDDDGEKTYSYKAKSGVNLSNPVNRAAYAVAFSEPQILYSGAIGEGSRILYNRTPKQRVEAVAPWLTIDGDAYPAVVNGKIQWIVDAYTTTNGYPYSSRTTLGDTTADSLTATNNQRAVVAQQNQVNYIRNSVKATVDAYTGEVKLYQWDTKDPVLKTWMKAFPGTVEPKKDISTDLMAHLRYPQDLFKVQRELLARYHVEDADTFLSGSEVWQVPDDPTNKSGDAVPPYYLSMKMPDQSAQAFSLTTTFTPNGRDNLSAFMSVDAEAGTRDYGKIRILKLPTNTTVNGPKQVQSQFNSEQDIAETISLLNRGDSNVEYGNLLTVPLDGGLLYVEPVYVRGGGLKYPLLRKVLVTYGGNTAFEDTLDQALNKVFGADASTTPPPEDDGGDTTKPPPTSSNPTVQQALDDAQKAFTAGQEALKKGDWEAYGRAQADLEDALKRAEDAQNAADKSGSSPKPSNSAKPSSSPKPSGSPKPSSIPSG
- a CDS encoding PPA1309 family protein, which produces MSNTPMAASPLTRAVLEIDEYASGLGWDQPARLFALVDTARLRAQEPALARQLGLEDGQQAAALTPIEQEEIPAGKPLDEFLGTIAWPDGVAGCALTVERLMLPPSAEASVPQGLSEAKLAKWVAEHPDRQEVRMTVAVLRDGTRDSALRLREKDSPTEVLTGGDLVPGLAEALSATFEG
- a CDS encoding PDZ domain-containing protein, with amino-acid sequence MPRRTATMLASTLMLIALLCAGVFINVPYSEMSPGPTVNTLGDHGGEPVLQIAGRKTYPTSGHLNMTTVRVTSADYKMNLVEAVYGWLAHDAKVVPHDTLYPDGKTEEQSTQENAEEFSQSQESAKVAALKELRVPVQSWVIVSTVVKDSPAEGKLHAGDVIKAVDGTTVKAPDDVAKLVTKHKPGEKVVFTIVPAKEQAAAEKANRAATKTEQVTITTKASDDDGAKRAIVGIAAGTDHTFPFTIDIKLADVGGPSAGLMFALGIYDKLTPGSLTGGKFVAGTGTIDDDGKVGPIGGIEMKTVGARDKGAQYFLTPADNCAAAAKDTPSGLTLVKVNTIDDALGALKDLREGKTSDLPKCTKS
- a CDS encoding molybdenum cofactor biosynthesis protein MoaE — protein: MAPTFDHPGEQTADEPIKLIGIRETPLSLDEVFRAVGDDAAGGTALFVGTVRNHDGGADVDKLGYSCHPSAEAEMRRIAEKVVAEFPVRALAAVHRVGDLGVGDLAVVVAVSCPHRGEAFEACRKLIDDLKHEVPIWKHQTFSDGTEEWVGAC
- a CDS encoding SDR family oxidoreductase, which codes for MSSPDPQVRAARNQSTNPATRGPVVAVTGAASGIGALLTERLAASEEIKQVIALDERRGECAAAQWHILDVRDPAIADKLRGADVVVHLALDLDLETDPAARTAYNVRGTQTVLTAAAAAGIHRVVLCTSAMVYGALPDNELPLSEDAELRATAEATGVGDLLEIERLARRAPRAHPGLNVTVVRPAVLVGGGTDTALTRYFESPRLLVVAGSRPAWQFCHVEDLCAALEYAVLEKVDGELAVGCDGWLEQEEIEELSGIRRMELPSAVALGAAARLHRIGLTPSPAGDLAYTMYPWVVSGSQLHDAGWRPRWTNEEVLAELLEEVAGRHTVAGRRLGRKDATAAGAAGATVALLGAAAVVRRARKARRRI